The Thermococcus henrietii genome segment GGAGCCCCGCGGAGATTACGATGACGACGATGAAGTACGGCAGGGAGCACCTGTGGAAGTCCCTCAGCGAAACCCTCGCTATTCTAACCGCGATGAGGTTGGCGAGGGAGCCGACGACCGTGCCCGTTCCGCCGGTGTTCACGCCAACCGCCAGCGGGAGCCACGCCGGCTTCGAACCTATGAATACGACGGTTGCCGGAACGTTGCTTATCAGCTGACTTAATCCTGCAGACGCCAGAACGAGGCCGACCCCTCCGGTCGGGAAGGAGAGGCCCGCCTTGATGAGCAGCGCCGAGAGCTCGTTGAAGTCAATGAAGATGAACGCGAAGGTGAGCACGAGCGCCCAGTCGAAGCTTAGAAGGACGTCCCGCTCGAGGAGGAGAAAGGCCAGCAGAGTGAGCGCAATCGAGAGCTCGTGCCTCCCGGTCTCGCCGAGGTAGACGTTGAGAGCGAGGAGAAGGGCCGAGACGATGAAGAGGTCCTTTCTGAAGGCGACTGGAGGAAGGGAGCGGACGGAAAGCGGTTCATCTGGAGTGAGGAAGATGATTGCCAGCAACAGGCCGAGCCAGAGGAGGACGAAGGGGAGCATACCCATGATGAATGCAAAGAAGCCCAAACCGTACTCGCGCCAGATTATGATGTTCTGAGGATTACCTATCGGCGTCAAGGCAGAACCGACGTTCGCCGCTATTGCCGAGAGAGTCACGACCCTCGCCTTGTCAATCCCGGAAAGCTCCGAGAGGGCCACGACGAGGGGAATGAAGACGAGCATTGCTGTATCGTTCATTATCAGTGCAGAGGAGAGGGCGATAGTTGGAAGCAGGAGGAGAAGCAGTCTTCTGCTCGAACCGTTTGCCCGTTCAACGAGCCTCGGCGCGAGCCTGTTGAAGACCCCCGAAAGCTCGAGACCCTTCGAGGTTATGATTAAAGCTGTGATGAGACTTAAACTGCCCCAGTCAACGAGGCCTGGCGTTCTTCCGGGGAGGGAGCGGTCTGCCAGGACTAACCCAGCGTAGAGGAGGAGCAGAAGACTCAGGAACCACTCCCTTTTCAGGAACTC includes the following:
- a CDS encoding SLC13 family permease → MADRSLPGRTPGLVDWGSLSLITALIITSKGLELSGVFNRLAPRLVERANGSSRRLLLLLLPTIALSSALIMNDTAMLVFIPLVVALSELSGIDKARVVTLSAIAANVGSALTPIGNPQNIIIWREYGLGFFAFIMGMLPFVLLWLGLLLAIIFLTPDEPLSVRSLPPVAFRKDLFIVSALLLALNVYLGETGRHELSIALTLLAFLLLERDVLLSFDWALVLTFAFIFIDFNELSALLIKAGLSFPTGGVGLVLASAGLSQLISNVPATVVFIGSKPAWLPLAVGVNTGGTGTVVGSLANLIAVRIARVSLRDFHRCSLPYFIVVIVISAGLLLL